In Aciduliprofundum sp. MAR08-339, a single window of DNA contains:
- a CDS encoding 23S rRNA (pseudouridine(1915)-N(3))-methyltransferase RlmH, translating to MLPVKIEVLNLGKIGREYRGVIEEYEKRLSSMAHIRFGHSSNLPSEAILLDPEGEEMNSEEFYHFLSRRAREGEKILFAVGPPEGFSDKGNHMLLSLSKLTFRHELAYLILLEQIYRALLRMKGTRYEK from the coding sequence ATGCTCCCTGTGAAAATTGAAGTCCTGAACCTTGGGAAAATTGGAAGGGAATATAGAGGGGTTATTGAGGAGTACGAAAAAAGGTTGAGCAGTATGGCACATATCAGATTTGGGCACTCCTCAAATTTACCATCTGAAGCAATACTTCTCGATCCAGAGGGTGAGGAGATGAACAGTGAAGAGTTCTACCATTTTTTATCTCGCAGGGCTAGAGAGGGAGAAAAAATATTATTCGCTGTTGGTCCTCCTGAGGGTTTCAGTGATAAGGGAAATCATATGCTGCTTTCACTCTCAAAATTGACCTTCAGGCACGAACTGGCCTATTTGATTCTTCTTGAGCAGATCTACAGGGCCCTCCTGCGAATGAAGGGAACGAGGTACGAGAAATGA
- a CDS encoding TraB/GumN family protein: MDVFVIILVGVAHVLDLRVQIERIIMEENPDIVAVELDYGRYIALNSKTQGEMPYFYRKMAEMQKNLAELFGNEVGTEMLTAVNTANVLGKRVEFIDMDSQMIVRAIKKNMGLWEKIRLYGSLVFAPFIGKKVGRAEVEKIIEEEDRYIEEIRKKYPGLSRALFDEREAYMARNLEKLDADDLKILAFVGDGHLKGLSRRLPDARVIKLADMLGHTVSFSYRISG; the protein is encoded by the coding sequence ATGGATGTTTTCGTGATAATCCTGGTTGGAGTGGCCCATGTACTGGACCTGCGTGTGCAGATTGAGAGAATCATAATGGAAGAGAACCCGGATATTGTTGCGGTTGAACTTGACTATGGCAGATACATTGCCCTGAACTCAAAAACCCAGGGCGAGATGCCCTACTTCTACCGCAAGATGGCAGAGATGCAGAAGAATCTCGCCGAACTCTTTGGCAACGAGGTCGGAACTGAGATGCTCACTGCCGTCAATACGGCCAATGTGCTGGGAAAGAGGGTGGAATTCATAGATATGGATTCCCAGATGATTGTACGGGCCATAAAGAAAAATATGGGTTTATGGGAAAAAATCAGACTCTACGGCTCTCTCGTTTTTGCTCCCTTTATTGGGAAGAAGGTTGGCAGGGCTGAGGTGGAAAAGATAATTGAAGAGGAGGACAGGTACATTGAGGAAATAAGGAAAAAGTATCCCGGACTTTCAAGGGCCCTGTTTGATGAGAGAGAGGCCTACATGGCCAGAAACTTGGAAAAATTGGATGCTGATGATTTGAAGATTCTTGCCTTTGTGGGAGATGGGCATTTGAAGGGTCTAAGTAGGAGGTTGCCGGATGCAAGGGTGATAAAACTTGCAGATATGCTTGGACACACCGTCAGCTTTTCCTACAGGATCTCAGGTTGA
- a CDS encoding MBL fold metallo-hydrolase: MVRWLKITVINDNRAGPGLKNDWGWSVLLESESWQIIFDADTRPDVIEHNFKTLRKNLKDLNFAFLSHYHLDHYGGFSYIGKAVPGLKIYVPNSAPPFLRDWGLEPKPVKEPMKICDDVYSSGPMGSMGEQALGVKLDSKGVVVFVGCSHPGVDKLAKRIEEFTGENIYLVIGGFHNPSRATLDRLSRFVRYIAPAHCSGDWARRYVEEKYPDKYIDVHTGSYFFMGND, from the coding sequence ATGGTCAGATGGTTGAAAATCACAGTTATCAACGATAATAGGGCAGGACCTGGGCTGAAAAATGACTGGGGCTGGAGTGTGCTCTTGGAATCCGAATCATGGCAAATAATATTTGATGCAGACACAAGACCCGACGTGATAGAGCATAATTTCAAAACCCTGAGAAAAAATTTGAAAGACCTGAATTTCGCATTCTTGAGCCACTATCACTTAGACCACTACGGTGGATTCTCCTACATTGGAAAAGCAGTTCCGGGCCTGAAAATATATGTGCCAAATTCTGCACCTCCATTTCTTAGGGATTGGGGACTGGAGCCGAAACCTGTGAAAGAGCCTATGAAAATCTGCGATGACGTTTACTCATCTGGGCCAATGGGGAGCATGGGTGAGCAGGCTTTGGGCGTAAAACTGGATTCCAAAGGGGTTGTCGTTTTTGTGGGTTGCAGCCATCCTGGGGTGGACAAACTTGCAAAAAGGATTGAGGAATTTACAGGAGAGAACATATATCTCGTGATTGGAGGATTTCACAACCCTTCAAGGGCCACACTGGACAGGCTATCAAGATTTGTAAGGTACATTGCACCAGCACATTGCAGCGGGGATTGGGCCAGAAGATACGTGGAGGAAAAATATCCGGATAAATACATTGATGTCCACACAGGAAGCTATTTTTTCATGGGAAACGATTAA
- the pyrF gene encoding orotidine-5'-phosphate decarboxylase: protein MAGLILALDVTDRDAAMKIAYETKEYLHAIKVGWPLIMAAGMEIVDLLSQIAPVICDFKVADIPNTTKLIVSQAKKHGATGIIVHGFVGRDSLKAAVDEAGKMKVYVVAEMSHPGALDFMQKHADEIVKMARDVGAAGLIAPATRPERIREIRVLAGNMEILSPGVGAQGGRARETIEAGANHVIVGRSIYNAQNPKEAARAIYEEIKLL, encoded by the coding sequence ATGGCCGGTTTGATTCTAGCCCTTGATGTGACGGACAGAGATGCTGCCATGAAAATTGCCTATGAGACGAAGGAATATCTTCACGCAATCAAGGTTGGCTGGCCACTCATAATGGCCGCCGGGATGGAAATTGTGGATCTCCTGTCTCAAATTGCACCTGTCATATGCGATTTTAAGGTAGCAGATATCCCAAACACGACAAAACTCATAGTTTCTCAAGCGAAGAAGCATGGTGCCACAGGCATAATAGTGCACGGTTTTGTGGGCCGTGATTCTTTGAAGGCTGCCGTGGATGAGGCTGGAAAAATGAAGGTCTATGTTGTTGCGGAGATGTCCCATCCGGGAGCTCTTGATTTTATGCAGAAGCATGCCGATGAGATTGTGAAGATGGCTAGAGATGTGGGTGCTGCAGGGCTTATTGCCCCTGCAACCAGACCTGAAAGAATAAGGGAGATTCGTGTACTCGCAGGGAATATGGAGATTCTTTCCCCTGGAGTGGGTGCCCAGGGCGGAAGGGCCAGAGAGACCATTGAGGCAGGTGCAAACCATGTAATCGTTGGAAGAAGCATATACAATGCCCAGAATCCAAAAGAGGCTGCCAGAGCAATATACGAAGAAATCAAACTTTTATAA
- a CDS encoding HD domain-containing protein, giving the protein MEDFKIIHDAIHGSIKFENVTLRLLETPEMQRLSGIKQLGLGYLVFPGANHTRLEHSIGVGYVAGRMGEVLNLSREEIETLKAAGMLHDLGHSPFSHTLEYLLYEKTKMDHMEITTKIIEGKIDLLEGLEIEDRERVHEILNDYGLDIKQIEKMILGQTEEISLDNFDGHRGFFGNEKNYMVNMISGSLDADQIDYLLRDAHYTGVAHGAIDFPRILHTLKIKNGELMIDKKGVPALEGMLVARALMYSAVYFHKTNRIGELMLSRAVEEIEMENWIEIYRYNDSELISLLLNQGGYPQEIALRLKYRRLFKKVMVRNFEELENAYGEDYKDVLLKLCDLKERRKVEREIAEMAGVDERYVLIDIPSRNVILSEPRLTKTNVKVVENGHVYPLSKFSPLAKALQSRKVQDWAIMVITPKEHREKVKKVAERVIFS; this is encoded by the coding sequence ATGGAAGATTTCAAGATAATACACGATGCTATCCACGGAAGCATAAAATTTGAGAATGTCACATTGAGGCTTCTTGAAACGCCCGAAATGCAGAGATTGAGCGGAATAAAACAACTTGGCCTAGGCTATCTGGTGTTTCCTGGAGCAAATCACACAAGATTGGAGCATTCAATAGGCGTGGGCTATGTGGCAGGAAGGATGGGGGAGGTTCTCAATCTTTCAAGGGAGGAGATAGAAACCCTAAAGGCGGCGGGTATGCTCCATGATCTCGGCCACTCTCCATTCTCCCACACCCTTGAGTACCTCCTTTATGAAAAAACGAAGATGGATCATATGGAGATAACAACAAAGATTATAGAGGGAAAAATAGACCTTCTGGAGGGACTTGAAATTGAGGACAGGGAGCGCGTACACGAAATATTGAACGATTACGGACTCGATATAAAGCAAATTGAAAAGATGATACTGGGCCAGACAGAAGAGATTTCACTTGACAATTTTGACGGACACAGGGGGTTCTTTGGCAACGAGAAAAATTATATGGTGAATATGATAAGTGGAAGCTTGGATGCTGATCAAATTGATTACCTCTTGAGAGATGCCCATTACACAGGAGTGGCCCATGGAGCCATAGATTTCCCACGCATACTGCACACATTGAAGATAAAAAATGGAGAGCTGATGATCGATAAGAAGGGTGTGCCCGCCCTGGAGGGTATGCTTGTTGCCCGTGCCCTTATGTATTCGGCCGTATATTTCCATAAAACGAACCGCATAGGAGAGCTCATGCTCTCCCGTGCCGTTGAAGAGATTGAGATGGAAAACTGGATAGAAATATATCGCTACAACGATTCAGAACTAATTTCTCTACTCCTCAATCAGGGAGGTTATCCACAGGAAATTGCCCTGCGACTCAAATACAGACGTCTTTTCAAAAAGGTGATGGTTAGAAACTTTGAGGAACTGGAAAATGCCTACGGAGAGGATTACAAGGACGTTCTTCTCAAACTCTGCGATTTGAAGGAGCGTAGAAAGGTTGAGAGGGAAATAGCAGAAATGGCAGGGGTAGATGAGAGATACGTGCTCATTGACATACCCAGCAGGAACGTGATACTCTCGGAGCCCAGACTCACAAAAACAAATGTGAAAGTTGTTGAAAACGGGCATGTGTACCCCCTATCAAAGTTCTCACCACTGGCAAAGGCACTCCAGAGCAGAAAGGTTCAGGACTGGGCGATAATGGTCATAACACCCAAAGAGCACAGGGAAAAGGTTAAAAAAGTGGCAGAGAGGGTTATTTTTTCCTGA
- a CDS encoding PadR family transcriptional regulator, whose product MEPPQKKGIKLIILDILKNEKLHGYGIAEKIEKIYGIDKPGSGIIYTTLSNLRKKGMIRVCGEGRREKKIYTITERGMDYLKDHGSDLEKAQRMLKNLGEFYRIGGKEALEAVGKIIRVMHELTPEEIKRVEDILKDFRHKLEDLTGEIDE is encoded by the coding sequence ATGGAACCTCCTCAGAAGAAGGGCATAAAGCTGATCATACTGGACATATTGAAGAACGAGAAACTTCACGGATACGGAATAGCAGAAAAAATCGAAAAAATATACGGTATAGACAAGCCAGGCTCCGGAATAATTTACACAACCCTCTCAAATCTCAGGAAAAAAGGTATGATAAGGGTCTGTGGAGAGGGAAGAAGAGAGAAGAAAATTTATACAATAACTGAAAGAGGAATGGACTATCTCAAAGACCATGGCTCTGACCTTGAAAAGGCACAGAGGATGTTAAAAAATCTTGGAGAGTTCTACAGGATCGGGGGCAAGGAGGCACTTGAGGCCGTGGGAAAGATAATAAGGGTTATGCATGAACTCACTCCAGAAGAAATAAAAAGGGTTGAGGATATTCTCAAAGATTTCAGGCATAAACTTGAGGATTTAACCGGTGAGATCGATGAATAA
- a CDS encoding V-type ATP synthase subunit D: MADIIEGVKPTRMQLLEIRKKKQLAKNGHKLLSEKRDALISQFFQIIDLREELRHKVDKKVKEAFDTLIEAEMVMGDSAVADVARQVKNYGEIEATTLNIMGVLTPQMEIRDVEKTLDYGFLHTSAKLDEAAFKFRDLLKDLVKLAEIEGALENLAIEIEKTKRRVNALEHIFIPRFEATEKYIELVLDEREREDFFRRKRIKSILAAKENARTSS; the protein is encoded by the coding sequence ATGGCTGATATAATTGAGGGTGTAAAGCCCACAAGAATGCAACTGCTGGAAATTCGAAAGAAAAAGCAACTTGCAAAAAACGGGCACAAATTGCTGAGCGAGAAGAGGGATGCCCTTATCTCCCAGTTTTTCCAGATAATAGATCTCAGAGAGGAACTGCGCCACAAGGTTGATAAAAAGGTGAAAGAGGCATTTGATACGCTCATTGAGGCGGAAATGGTGATGGGTGATTCCGCGGTTGCAGATGTTGCCCGGCAGGTTAAGAACTACGGTGAGATTGAGGCCACTACACTCAACATCATGGGAGTTCTGACCCCACAGATGGAAATAAGAGATGTGGAAAAAACACTAGATTACGGATTTTTGCACACTTCCGCCAAACTTGATGAGGCTGCCTTTAAGTTCCGAGACCTTCTGAAGGATCTGGTGAAACTTGCAGAGATTGAGGGTGCCCTGGAGAACCTGGCAATAGAAATAGAGAAAACAAAGAGACGAGTCAATGCCCTTGAGCACATATTCATACCGAGATTTGAGGCAACGGAAAAGTACATAGAACTGGTACTTGATGAGCGTGAGCGTGAGGATTTCTTCCGGAGAAAGAGAATAAAATCCATCTTAGCGGCGAAGGAAAATGCTCGGACCTCTTCCTAA
- the thsB gene encoding thermosome subunit beta, producing the protein MMAGQPILILKEGTRRETGREAMRNNIAAARAIADAVRSTLGPRGMDKMLVDSLGDVVITNDGVTILKEIDVEHPAAKMMVEVAKTQDSEVGDGTTTAVVLAGELLKNAEGLLEQNVHPTVIAAGYRHAAEKAKEILEEIAKPISMDDEETLKKIAATALSSKSASMAKDLLSDIAVKAVKKVAEEVDGRIYVDMDSIQIVKKQGGAIDDTELIEGMIIDKEKVHPGMPSRVKDAKIALINMALEVKKPEIDANIQIKDPAMVRAFLDEEEKILKGMVEKIKASGANVVLCQKGIDDMAQHFLAKEGIYAVRRVKKSDMEKLSKATGAKIVTSLDDLTSEELGHAELVEQRKIGEDNMTFIIGCENPKAVSILVRGGTEHVVDEIERSLKDALHVVAKAVEDGKIVTGGGSSAVEIALKLRDYAASVGGREQLAIEAFADALEVIPRTLAENAGHDPIDMLIELRKAHKDGKVTYGINVYEGKVADMMDLGVIEPIRVGKQAIDSATDAAIMILRIDDVIAAKGETKKGGNEGPSGSEED; encoded by the coding sequence ATGATGGCAGGTCAGCCAATTCTCATACTTAAGGAAGGAACAAGAAGGGAAACAGGAAGGGAGGCAATGCGCAACAACATAGCGGCTGCAAGAGCCATAGCAGATGCTGTTCGCAGTACGCTTGGTCCCAGGGGAATGGATAAGATGCTCGTTGATAGCCTTGGGGATGTTGTCATAACCAATGATGGTGTTACGATTCTCAAGGAAATTGATGTGGAGCATCCGGCAGCTAAGATGATGGTTGAAGTTGCAAAGACCCAGGATAGTGAGGTTGGAGATGGCACCACAACTGCAGTGGTTCTTGCAGGTGAGTTGCTTAAGAACGCCGAGGGACTTTTGGAGCAGAACGTGCATCCCACGGTTATAGCGGCAGGATACAGGCATGCCGCTGAGAAGGCAAAGGAGATCCTTGAGGAAATAGCAAAGCCCATAAGTATGGATGATGAGGAGACTTTGAAGAAAATTGCAGCCACTGCTCTGAGCAGCAAGAGTGCCAGCATGGCCAAGGACCTGTTGAGCGATATAGCTGTGAAGGCAGTTAAGAAGGTTGCAGAGGAAGTGGATGGGAGAATTTACGTTGATATGGATTCAATTCAGATCGTTAAGAAGCAGGGAGGGGCCATAGATGATACTGAACTCATAGAGGGAATGATCATAGATAAGGAGAAGGTCCATCCCGGGATGCCCTCCAGGGTTAAGGATGCAAAGATAGCCCTCATAAATATGGCACTTGAAGTGAAAAAGCCTGAGATAGATGCAAATATACAGATCAAGGATCCAGCAATGGTTCGCGCCTTCCTTGATGAGGAGGAGAAGATACTGAAGGGCATGGTTGAAAAGATTAAGGCTAGTGGAGCCAATGTTGTGCTATGTCAGAAGGGTATCGATGATATGGCCCAGCACTTCCTTGCAAAGGAGGGAATATACGCGGTGCGCCGCGTGAAGAAGAGTGATATGGAGAAGTTGAGCAAGGCAACAGGCGCGAAGATAGTGACCAGTCTTGATGATCTCACCTCTGAGGAACTAGGCCATGCAGAGCTGGTTGAGCAGCGCAAGATTGGCGAGGATAATATGACCTTCATTATCGGATGCGAGAATCCAAAGGCTGTGAGCATTCTTGTGCGTGGAGGAACCGAGCATGTTGTGGATGAGATTGAGCGCAGCCTTAAAGACGCCCTGCACGTTGTTGCCAAGGCCGTTGAGGATGGAAAGATTGTCACGGGAGGCGGCTCAAGTGCTGTTGAGATAGCCCTGAAACTCAGGGACTATGCTGCCAGCGTTGGTGGCCGTGAGCAGCTTGCAATAGAGGCATTTGCCGATGCTCTGGAGGTTATTCCCCGCACCCTTGCAGAGAATGCTGGACATGACCCAATCGATATGCTAATAGAACTTCGCAAGGCCCACAAGGATGGTAAGGTTACCTACGGCATAAATGTCTACGAGGGCAAAGTGGCAGATATGATGGATCTTGGAGTTATAGAACCCATACGCGTCGGAAAGCAGGCCATAGACAGCGCAACCGATGCTGCAATAATGATTCTGCGCATAGATGATGTCATAGCCGCCAAGGGTGAGACAAAGAAGGGTGGAAACGAGGGCCCCTCCGGAAGCGAGGAGGATTAA
- the ftcD gene encoding glutamate formimidoyltransferase: MEKIVECVPNFSEGRNMKVIEEIVNSIKEVENVYVLDVDPGEATNRTVVTFVGTPEGVKEAAFRAIKKAGELIDMRVHHGAHPRMGATDVCPFVPVKGVTMEDCVHLAEEVGKRVGEELGIPVYLYEYAAREDYRRNLADIRAGEYEALPEKLKDERWKPDFGPDEWNEHIAKTGATVIGARDFLIAYNVNLNTKDKKLANRIAKIIRERGYRKKMEDGTRVQIPGKLKYVKAIGWFIDEYQRAQISINLTNFHETPLWKVFETCEEEARNLGLRVTGSEIVGLVPLEAMLDVGRHFLEKQGKSTGIPERDIVHYAILSLGLNDVAPFDPTEKIIEYKIEKLEARRKLVDMKIRDFMDELSRDSPAPGGGSVAALNGALGASLASMVANLTYGKKKYKDVWDDMGRIANTAQKLKDEFIVLVDRDTEAFDALMAAFKMPKKTDEERKIRDEHIQEATKRAIEVPMRTLELSGEILKLAHELAEKGNVNAISDAGVAALSAYTAAHAAYLNVIINLAGITDENYVNEIGERAERLLINVQEEKDAILDKVEEKLRA; this comes from the coding sequence ATGGAGAAGATTGTAGAATGCGTTCCGAACTTTAGCGAAGGACGTAATATGAAGGTGATTGAAGAGATCGTTAACTCTATAAAAGAGGTGGAAAACGTTTACGTTCTTGATGTTGACCCGGGTGAGGCAACAAATCGAACGGTGGTAACCTTCGTGGGCACACCTGAAGGTGTGAAGGAGGCAGCATTCAGGGCCATAAAAAAGGCGGGAGAACTCATAGATATGAGGGTGCACCATGGAGCACATCCAAGAATGGGTGCTACCGACGTGTGTCCCTTCGTGCCGGTGAAGGGCGTTACCATGGAGGATTGCGTTCACCTTGCGGAGGAAGTTGGAAAGAGGGTTGGAGAGGAACTTGGTATACCCGTTTACCTTTATGAGTACGCAGCAAGGGAGGATTACCGCCGTAACCTTGCAGACATACGCGCTGGGGAATATGAGGCTTTACCTGAGAAGTTGAAGGATGAGCGATGGAAACCGGATTTCGGACCTGATGAGTGGAACGAGCATATTGCCAAAACGGGTGCAACGGTCATAGGGGCAAGGGATTTTCTCATAGCGTATAATGTGAACCTAAACACAAAGGACAAGAAACTGGCAAACAGGATTGCCAAAATAATAAGGGAGCGTGGTTACAGGAAAAAGATGGAGGATGGCACAAGGGTTCAAATACCCGGGAAGTTGAAGTACGTGAAGGCCATAGGATGGTTCATTGATGAGTACCAGAGGGCACAGATATCCATAAACCTCACAAATTTCCATGAAACGCCCCTGTGGAAGGTATTTGAAACCTGCGAGGAGGAGGCCAGAAATCTTGGATTGAGAGTCACTGGAAGTGAGATAGTGGGTCTTGTACCCCTTGAGGCTATGCTTGATGTGGGCAGACATTTCCTTGAAAAGCAGGGGAAGAGCACCGGCATACCTGAAAGGGATATCGTGCATTACGCAATTTTATCCCTGGGACTAAACGATGTTGCACCCTTTGACCCAACAGAGAAAATAATAGAGTACAAGATTGAAAAACTAGAGGCAAGGAGGAAACTGGTAGACATGAAAATCAGAGATTTTATGGATGAACTTTCACGGGATTCTCCCGCACCGGGAGGAGGTAGCGTAGCCGCCTTGAACGGGGCTCTGGGTGCATCTCTGGCCTCCATGGTGGCCAACCTGACATACGGGAAGAAAAAGTACAAGGATGTGTGGGACGATATGGGAAGGATAGCAAATACCGCCCAAAAACTCAAAGATGAATTCATAGTCCTTGTGGACAGAGACACCGAGGCCTTTGATGCCCTGATGGCCGCATTCAAAATGCCAAAGAAGACCGATGAGGAGAGAAAAATCAGGGATGAGCACATTCAGGAGGCAACAAAGAGGGCCATAGAGGTTCCGATGCGCACCCTTGAACTCAGTGGAGAGATTCTTAAATTGGCACACGAACTTGCCGAAAAGGGCAATGTAAATGCAATAAGCGATGCGGGAGTTGCGGCCTTGAGCGCCTACACAGCAGCCCACGCAGCCTATCTAAACGTGATCATAAACCTTGCTGGCATAACGGATGAGAACTACGTGAATGAGATTGGCGAGAGGGCTGAGAGATTACTGATTAACGTGCAGGAGGAAAAGGATGCAATCCTGGATAAGGTGGAAGAGAAACTCAGGGCATAA
- a CDS encoding alanyl-tRNA editing protein, with amino-acid sequence MNTELLYLEDSYLKEFDAKVIGANENGVYLDRTAFYLGGGGQPFDTGKLMVDGIEYEVKGMRREDALHIIDGEKPKVGERVHGIIDWERRYRIMRTHTAVHVVSGVAFRQFKVHITGNQLYEARARLDLSFENMSRELAEEIIKESNRVVERGLPVRWYYISKEEFMNRPELMRVNPELYKKYEKIRVVEIVGFDIQADGGTHVKNLKEIGKIELQKYESKGRKNKRIYITLK; translated from the coding sequence ATGAACACAGAACTTCTATATCTGGAGGACTCCTACCTCAAAGAATTTGATGCGAAGGTCATAGGTGCGAATGAGAATGGAGTGTACCTTGACAGAACCGCCTTTTATCTCGGAGGTGGTGGACAGCCCTTTGATACGGGAAAACTTATGGTTGATGGGATAGAGTACGAGGTTAAGGGCATGCGCAGGGAGGATGCGCTGCACATAATTGATGGAGAGAAGCCAAAAGTAGGGGAGAGGGTACATGGAATCATAGACTGGGAGCGAAGATACAGAATTATGCGCACCCATACCGCTGTTCACGTTGTGTCCGGAGTGGCATTCAGGCAATTTAAAGTGCATATAACGGGAAATCAGCTATACGAGGCAAGAGCCAGGCTGGATCTGTCCTTCGAGAACATGAGTAGAGAACTTGCAGAAGAGATCATAAAGGAGAGCAACAGGGTTGTGGAGAGAGGCCTGCCCGTAAGATGGTACTACATAAGCAAGGAAGAGTTCATGAACAGACCTGAGCTGATGAGGGTAAACCCAGAATTATACAAAAAATACGAGAAGATAAGGGTTGTGGAGATTGTGGGTTTTGACATACAGGCTGATGGGGGCACGCATGTAAAAAACCTTAAAGAAATAGGAAAAATAGAACTGCAGAAGTATGAGAGCAAGGGAAGGAAGAACAAGAGAATTTACATCACCCTAAAGTGA
- a CDS encoding ABC transporter ATP-binding protein, translated as MIIVENLVKRYGNKMVIDGLSFRVEDGEIYGLLGPNGSGKSTTLKILAGVLPPTSGKVLVEGIDVSKNNLKIKEISGFVPETPALYESLTPAELFTLIGSIRKIDEDILQRRVASFVEAFDIGKYMNQFIGTLSFGTKQKISIISALLHDPEVIIMDESMNGLDPKSARILRELLLKFKSDGRSIVFSTHVLPLAEVLCDRIGLIYQGNIVAEGTMDELREKAQEENLEDIFLKLTESKEEMLSVINALQEVL; from the coding sequence TTGATAATAGTGGAGAATCTTGTGAAGAGGTACGGTAACAAGATGGTGATTGATGGATTGAGTTTCAGGGTGGAAGATGGTGAGATTTACGGATTACTAGGACCCAACGGAAGCGGGAAGAGCACCACCTTGAAGATTCTTGCAGGGGTGCTACCTCCAACCTCTGGCAAAGTGCTCGTTGAGGGCATAGATGTGAGCAAGAATAATTTGAAAATAAAGGAAATTTCTGGATTTGTTCCAGAGACACCGGCACTTTATGAGAGCCTGACACCAGCAGAACTATTCACTCTCATAGGCAGCATAAGGAAAATAGATGAGGATATACTGCAAAGGAGAGTTGCGAGTTTTGTTGAGGCCTTTGATATTGGGAAGTACATGAACCAGTTCATAGGCACACTCAGTTTTGGAACAAAACAGAAAATATCCATAATTTCCGCACTTTTGCATGATCCTGAGGTCATAATCATGGATGAATCCATGAATGGTCTAGACCCAAAGAGTGCAAGAATTCTTCGTGAACTGCTTCTGAAATTTAAGAGTGATGGGAGGAGCATTGTATTTTCCACCCATGTACTTCCCCTGGCAGAGGTGCTGTGCGATAGAATAGGCCTAATTTATCAGGGAAACATAGTCGCCGAGGGTACAATGGATGAGCTGCGTGAGAAGGCTCAGGAGGAGAACCTTGAGGACATATTTTTGAAGTTAACCGAAAGCAAGGAGGAAATGCTCTCTGTGATCAATGCCCTTCAGGAGGTTCTGTGA